A single region of the Thermococcus zilligii AN1 genome encodes:
- the acs gene encoding acetate--CoA ligase alpha subunit, whose product MADPKIEALFRPRSVAVIGASDKPGKIGYAIMKNLVEYGYEGKIYAVNVNGGEMEISGRKFPVYRSILEVPDEVDMAVIVVPAKFVPQVVEECGQKGVKVLPIISSGFGELGEEGKKVEEQLVETARKYGMRILGPNIFGVVYTPQKLNATFGPTDVLPGPLALISQSGALGIALMGWTILEKVGLSAVVSIGNKSDIDDADLLEYFEEDENTKAILIYMEGVKDGRKFMETAKKVSMKKPIIIIKAGRSERGAKAAASHTGSLAGADSIYTAAFKQSGVLRASTIGEAFDWARTLSNLPEPEGENVVILTNGGGIGVMATDAAEEAGLHLYDNLEELKVFAKHMPPFGSYKNPVDLTGMAGAQSYEGAIRDALANPNMHSIAVLYCQTAVLDPRDLANIVIREYNGSGRKKPLVVAIVGGIEAKEAIDRLNEEGIPAYPEPERAIKALAALYRWSNWKAKQKGE is encoded by the coding sequence ATGGCTGACCCGAAAATCGAAGCCCTTTTCAGGCCGAGGAGCGTCGCAGTTATAGGCGCTTCAGATAAGCCGGGGAAGATAGGCTATGCTATCATGAAGAACCTCGTCGAGTACGGCTATGAGGGGAAGATATACGCCGTCAACGTTAATGGCGGCGAGATGGAGATCAGCGGAAGGAAGTTCCCCGTCTACAGGAGCATCCTCGAAGTTCCAGATGAGGTTGACATGGCCGTCATAGTTGTCCCGGCTAAGTTCGTGCCGCAGGTCGTTGAGGAGTGCGGACAGAAGGGCGTTAAGGTTCTCCCGATCATCAGCTCGGGCTTTGGAGAGCTTGGTGAAGAAGGCAAAAAGGTGGAGGAGCAGCTCGTCGAGACGGCCCGCAAGTACGGGATGAGGATCCTTGGCCCGAACATCTTCGGTGTAGTTTACACCCCCCAGAAGCTCAACGCAACCTTTGGTCCAACGGACGTTCTCCCCGGACCGCTTGCCCTGATCAGCCAGAGCGGGGCCCTGGGTATAGCCCTCATGGGCTGGACGATACTTGAGAAGGTCGGCCTCTCCGCCGTTGTTAGCATCGGAAACAAGAGCGACATCGACGACGCCGACCTGCTCGAATACTTCGAGGAGGACGAGAATACCAAGGCCATCCTCATCTACATGGAAGGCGTCAAGGACGGGAGGAAGTTCATGGAGACTGCAAAGAAGGTCAGCATGAAGAAGCCCATCATCATAATAAAGGCCGGAAGGAGCGAGCGCGGTGCAAAGGCGGCTGCTTCACACACCGGAAGCCTTGCTGGAGCGGACAGCATCTACACCGCGGCATTCAAGCAGAGCGGTGTTCTCAGGGCCTCGACAATTGGAGAAGCCTTCGACTGGGCCAGAACGCTCAGCAACCTGCCCGAGCCAGAGGGCGAGAACGTCGTCATCCTCACCAACGGCGGTGGAATAGGCGTTATGGCAACAGACGCCGCTGAAGAGGCTGGCCTGCACCTCTACGACAACCTGGAGGAGCTCAAGGTCTTTGCAAAACACATGCCGCCCTTCGGTTCCTACAAGAACCCGGTCGATCTGACGGGTATGGCGGGAGCTCAGAGCTATGAAGGGGCCATCAGGGACGCCCTGGCCAACCCGAACATGCACAGCATAGCCGTCCTCTACTGCCAGACGGCCGTTCTCGACCCGCGTGACCTGGCCAACATCGTCATCCGCGAGTACAACGGGAGCGGAAGGAAGAAACCGCTAGTGGTAGCTATCGTCGGTGGGATAGAGGCCAAGGAAGCCATCGACAGGCTCAACGAAGAGGGCATTCCTGCCTATCCGGAGCCGGAGAGGGCGATAAAGGCCCTGGCGGCCCTCTACCGCTGGAGCAACTGGAAGGCAAAGCAGAAGGGGGAGTGA
- the coaBC gene encoding bifunctional phosphopantothenoylcysteine decarboxylase/phosphopantothenate--cysteine ligase CoaBC, whose product MLHHVKLIHASKSRKLVGKKIVLAISGSIAAVECVKLARELIRHGAEVHAVMSPNATKIIHPYAMEFATGNPVVTEITGFVEHVELAGEHENKADLILVCPATANTISKIASGIDDTPVTTVVTTAFSHTPIMIAPAMHSTMYDHPIIKENIEKLKKLGVEFIGPRFEEGKAKVASVDEIVYRVIKKLHPKPLKGKRILVTAGATREYIDPIRFITNSSSGKMGVAIAEEAELRGAEVTLIRTRSSVPSFVERQIEVDTVEEMMNAIESELGSRKYDVVVMAAAVSDFRVKEKSKVKIKSDQALTLELEPAPKIISRIKELQPEVFLVGFKAETGLNEEELIIEARKQISRAGSDLVVANTLRAFGSDENEVILISRDIHKRLPRMSKRELAERLWEEIEKLLSAGI is encoded by the coding sequence ATGTTACACCACGTCAAACTTATACATGCCTCTAAGAGCAGAAAGCTGGTTGGAAAAAAGATAGTGCTTGCAATTTCTGGGAGCATAGCGGCAGTTGAATGCGTTAAGCTGGCGAGGGAGCTAATACGGCACGGTGCTGAGGTTCACGCGGTCATGAGTCCAAACGCAACCAAGATAATACATCCCTATGCCATGGAGTTTGCAACTGGAAACCCCGTTGTTACAGAGATAACCGGGTTTGTCGAACATGTAGAACTGGCCGGAGAGCATGAGAACAAAGCCGACCTAATCCTCGTCTGTCCCGCAACGGCAAACACGATCTCAAAGATAGCCAGCGGAATAGACGACACGCCCGTTACAACCGTCGTGACAACGGCTTTTTCCCACACGCCGATAATGATAGCCCCTGCGATGCACTCCACAATGTACGACCATCCCATAATAAAAGAGAACATTGAAAAGCTCAAGAAACTTGGCGTCGAATTCATAGGGCCGCGTTTTGAGGAGGGAAAAGCAAAGGTTGCGTCAGTAGACGAGATAGTCTACAGGGTCATCAAAAAGCTCCACCCAAAACCCCTGAAGGGAAAACGCATCCTCGTCACGGCTGGAGCAACAAGAGAGTACATCGACCCCATAAGGTTCATAACGAACTCGAGCAGCGGCAAAATGGGTGTTGCCATAGCGGAGGAGGCCGAGCTGAGGGGGGCAGAGGTAACGCTGATAAGAACCAGAAGCAGCGTCCCAAGCTTCGTGGAGAGGCAAATAGAAGTGGACACAGTCGAGGAAATGATGAACGCCATAGAATCCGAGCTCGGCTCAAGGAAGTACGATGTCGTTGTTATGGCCGCAGCGGTCAGCGATTTTAGGGTTAAGGAGAAAAGCAAGGTAAAGATCAAGAGCGACCAGGCCCTAACCCTTGAACTTGAACCGGCCCCAAAAATCATCAGCAGGATAAAGGAACTCCAGCCAGAGGTTTTCCTGGTAGGGTTCAAGGCGGAGACCGGATTAAATGAAGAAGAGCTGATCATTGAGGCCCGGAAACAGATATCCAGGGCGGGAAGTGATTTAGTTGTGGCCAACACGCTCAGGGCCTTCGGGAGCGATGAAAACGAAGTTATCCTCATCAGCAGGGACATCCACAAGAGACTCCCGAGAATGAGCAAGAGGGAGCTTGCAGAAAGACTCTGGGAGGAGATAGAGAAGCTACTGAGTGCGGGAATATAA
- a CDS encoding CrcB family protein, giving the protein MNVRIILAIAAGGTLGALARFYISGILPVYKGFPLGTLIVNSIASLLLGYIYGLLFWGIDVPSLWRAFFGPGFCGALSTFSYETFSLIRDREYLLATINILANVIITIALVFVGFILARR; this is encoded by the coding sequence ATGAACGTGAGGATAATACTGGCAATAGCCGCAGGAGGAACACTTGGAGCCCTTGCCCGGTTCTATATCTCGGGGATTCTTCCGGTCTACAAAGGTTTCCCCCTGGGTACACTGATTGTAAACAGCATCGCCAGCTTGCTTTTGGGGTACATCTACGGCCTCCTGTTCTGGGGAATTGATGTGCCCAGCCTGTGGAGGGCCTTCTTTGGGCCGGGATTCTGTGGTGCTTTAAGCACGTTTTCATACGAGACTTTCTCCCTAATCCGCGACCGGGAATATCTCCTCGCAACCATAAACATCTTAGCAAACGTTATAATAACAATAGCCCTAGTTTTCGTGGGCTTTATTCTGGCCAGGAGGTGA
- a CDS encoding 50S ribosomal protein L37e, with protein MGAGTAAKGERNKTPTHIRCRRCGRKAFNIRKGYCASCGFGRSRRMRKYSWSHKWRKGRNLSY; from the coding sequence ATGGGAGCGGGGACGGCAGCAAAGGGCGAGCGCAATAAAACTCCGACCCACATAAGGTGCAGGCGCTGCGGCAGGAAGGCCTTCAACATCAGGAAGGGCTACTGCGCCTCCTGCGGCTTCGGCAGGAGCAGAAGGATGAGAAAATACAGCTGGTCCCACAAATGGAGAAAGGGGAGGAACCTCTCCTACTGA
- a CDS encoding metallophosphoesterase family protein, which produces MIIALISDIHSNLEALQAVWKEIKKADAILCMGDLVGYGASPNEVVEFVKKEMENRTFLCVRGNHDNAVAFGADWGFNPYAREAVRWHQRVMSTENLEFLRRLPVRQLFTDDTGRSYLLIHGSPRAPLDEYLFPWLPDSEFQAVLNYITQDDLLVGHTHVPVLKVMVKRVINPGSVGQPRDGDWRAAYAVIDTEEEPPDNVEFHRVEYDVEKAARKIIEAGLPRFLAERLFEGY; this is translated from the coding sequence ATGATCATCGCCCTCATTTCCGACATCCACTCCAACCTTGAGGCCCTTCAGGCCGTGTGGAAGGAGATTAAGAAAGCGGATGCAATCCTCTGCATGGGGGATTTGGTTGGCTACGGCGCTTCTCCAAACGAGGTTGTTGAGTTCGTGAAAAAAGAGATGGAGAATAGGACTTTCCTCTGCGTTCGCGGAAACCACGATAATGCTGTCGCTTTCGGTGCCGACTGGGGCTTCAACCCCTACGCGAGGGAAGCTGTAAGGTGGCACCAGCGGGTAATGAGCACCGAAAACCTTGAATTCCTGAGAAGGCTCCCAGTGAGGCAGCTCTTCACCGACGACACAGGGAGGAGTTATTTGCTCATCCACGGCTCACCACGGGCGCCCCTCGATGAGTATCTCTTCCCCTGGCTCCCGGATAGCGAGTTCCAGGCCGTTCTCAACTACATCACGCAGGACGACCTGCTCGTCGGTCACACCCACGTGCCGGTGCTGAAGGTGATGGTGAAGAGGGTGATAAACCCCGGAAGTGTCGGCCAGCCCCGCGACGGCGACTGGAGGGCGGCGTACGCTGTTATAGACACCGAAGAAGAGCCCCCCGATAACGTTGAATTCCACCGCGTTGAATACGACGTTGAAAAAGCGGCGAGAAAAATAATCGAAGCGGGCCTGCCAAGGTTTCTGGCCGAGAGGCTTTTCGAGGGTTATTGA
- a CDS encoding sodium-dependent transporter, which yields MDRLSFGYLSLVVAAFMIGLGNIWKFPALLLRYGLGGLVVYLLSVAIIVPLIAVALESTKHKRYEILEYYFKEYGRPAFALLFLVFDLLLISYYTIVGGWTISSLFIKDVTGSLTGNLVTLVIVFVILILILMRGKEKTLDVMVVSVVLFFLALVVSELSMYLNVPNKTAIGETLSKAFTWRGITLGMIKDMVIQAAYSLSLGMGFYLVLGEFLPEKVSGMKLAAAGAVLDTTASLIATVSISTVLAVDPTIPIEGTALLFKGLPKAMLEVLNLPVLLYLLSFAAFLAALSSMIPVGETIVRVYSNLTRIPREKSVPFMLGLGLVLGVVNVLGMSLGVDTITILDSAVSTFTLFGGIVAAWAIIERREYLQESVRKAAYSGILTVAVLGLYSLYTMLRTKQYASFLLLVGVVVIVLGINGKLKSHLESR from the coding sequence ATGGACAGGCTGAGCTTTGGGTATCTAAGCCTGGTCGTGGCGGCTTTTATGATAGGCCTCGGCAATATATGGAAGTTTCCGGCGTTGTTGCTCCGGTATGGGCTCGGTGGTTTGGTGGTTTACCTTCTATCCGTGGCTATAATAGTGCCCCTGATAGCGGTTGCTCTGGAGAGCACCAAGCACAAAAGGTACGAGATACTGGAGTACTACTTCAAAGAGTATGGCAGACCAGCCTTCGCCTTGCTGTTCCTAGTGTTTGACTTACTGCTGATAAGCTATTACACCATAGTGGGAGGCTGGACTATCAGTAGCCTTTTCATCAAGGACGTCACCGGGAGCCTCACTGGAAACCTCGTGACGCTTGTTATCGTCTTTGTGATCCTGATCCTCATCCTCATGAGGGGTAAGGAAAAAACCCTCGATGTCATGGTCGTCTCAGTGGTGCTTTTCTTCCTGGCCCTGGTAGTCTCAGAGCTCAGTATGTATCTCAACGTTCCAAACAAGACGGCGATAGGGGAGACACTCTCAAAGGCATTCACGTGGAGGGGTATAACCTTAGGTATGATCAAGGACATGGTGATACAGGCGGCGTACTCACTGAGCCTCGGTATGGGCTTCTACCTTGTCCTGGGTGAGTTCCTCCCCGAGAAAGTATCCGGCATGAAACTAGCCGCGGCAGGAGCAGTACTCGATACCACAGCCTCTCTCATTGCGACAGTCAGTATCTCAACGGTACTGGCCGTGGATCCGACAATCCCCATAGAGGGCACCGCGTTGCTCTTCAAGGGACTTCCGAAGGCCATGCTCGAAGTTCTTAATCTCCCAGTCCTGCTTTACCTGCTTAGCTTTGCAGCCTTCCTGGCGGCCCTCTCAAGCATGATACCCGTCGGCGAAACCATTGTTAGGGTTTACAGCAATCTCACCCGCATACCCAGGGAAAAGAGCGTCCCCTTCATGCTGGGATTAGGCCTTGTTCTTGGAGTGGTCAACGTCCTTGGAATGAGCTTGGGGGTAGACACTATAACGATCCTTGACAGCGCCGTCTCGACCTTTACTCTCTTTGGGGGCATAGTAGCAGCCTGGGCGATCATCGAACGCAGAGAATATCTCCAGGAGAGCGTAAGAAAAGCGGCCTATTCGGGAATACTAACAGTGGCAGTCCTCGGCCTCTACTCACTTTACACAATGCTCAGGACAAAACAGTACGCGTCCTTCCTCTTACTAGTGGGCGTGGTTGTGATAGTCCTGGGGATCAACGGAAAGTTAAAGAGCCATCTTGAGTCCAGGTGA
- a CDS encoding phosphate-starvation-inducible PsiE family protein → MFHGFDVEGALHEFLLVIILLELFELLTLYIKEHHVSMRLVAELGVVALVRKLVITVDYKSLGWEVMLGMAPLIFVLGWIYV, encoded by the coding sequence ATGTTTCATGGTTTTGACGTCGAGGGGGCGCTTCATGAGTTTCTTCTCGTCATAATACTCCTTGAGCTGTTTGAGCTTCTCACCCTCTACATAAAGGAGCACCACGTGAGCATGCGCCTTGTGGCCGAGCTGGGCGTCGTTGCCCTGGTGAGGAAGCTCGTGATAACCGTTGACTATAAATCCCTCGGCTGGGAAGTCATGCTTGGAATGGCCCCCCTGATATTCGTCCTTGGCTGGATATACGTCTAG
- a CDS encoding LSm family protein, whose amino-acid sequence MAERPLDIIHRSLDRDVLVLLKKGGEFRGKLIGYDIHLNVVLADADYIQDGEVVKRYGKIVVRGDNVLAISPVDIE is encoded by the coding sequence ATGGCGGAAAGACCACTCGACATTATCCACAGGTCCCTCGACAGGGACGTGCTCGTACTCCTGAAGAAAGGAGGGGAGTTCAGGGGGAAGCTCATCGGTTATGACATCCACCTGAATGTTGTCCTCGCCGATGCTGATTACATTCAGGACGGCGAGGTCGTTAAAAGATACGGTAAAATTGTCGTTAGGGGAGACAACGTTCTGGCAATTTCCCCGGTTGACATTGAGTGA